In Streptococcus sp. SN-1, a single genomic region encodes these proteins:
- the udk gene encoding uridine kinase — MQNRPIIIGVTGGSGGGKTSVSRAILSHFPDEKISMIEHDSYYKDQSHLTFEERIKTNYDHPFAFDTDLMIEQIKELLAGRPVDIPTYDYTEHTRSSKTYRQEPQDVFIVEGILVLEDKRLRDLMDIKIFVDTDDDVRIIRRIKRDMEERGRSLDSVIDQYLGVVKPMYHQFIEPTKRYADIVIPEGVSNTVAIDLLTTKIAKILEEARNSK; from the coding sequence ATGCAAAATAGACCAATCATTATCGGAGTGACAGGTGGTTCTGGTGGAGGTAAGACCAGTGTTTCAAGAGCCATTTTATCGCATTTCCCTGATGAAAAGATTTCCATGATTGAGCATGATTCATACTACAAGGATCAGTCTCACTTGACCTTTGAAGAGCGTATCAAAACTAACTATGACCATCCTTTTGCCTTTGATACAGACTTGATGATCGAGCAGATTAAGGAATTGTTGGCGGGTCGTCCAGTGGATATTCCGACTTATGACTATACAGAGCATACACGAAGCAGCAAAACCTATCGCCAAGAACCTCAAGATGTCTTTATCGTTGAGGGGATTTTGGTCCTGGAGGATAAGCGTCTGCGTGATTTGATGGATATCAAGATTTTTGTGGATACAGATGATGATGTGCGCATTATTCGTCGTATCAAGCGCGATATGGAAGAACGTGGCCGTAGCCTTGATAGCGTTATTGACCAGTACTTAGGTGTGGTCAAACCAATGTACCATCAGTTTATCGAACCAACCAAGCGTTATGCTGATATCGTCATTCCTGAGGGAGTCAGCAATACTGTTGCTATCGATCTTTTGACAACCAAGATTGCAAAGATTTTGGAAGAAGCTCGAAACAGCAAATAA
- a CDS encoding DUF2130 domain-containing protein has translation MNEIKCPNCGEVFTVNESQYAELLSQVRTTEFDKELHDRMKQELALVEQKAMNEQQSKLAQKDQEIAQLQSQIQNFDTEKELAKKEVEQTSHQALLAKDKEVQALENKLATLRLEHENQLQKALSDLEKERDQVKNQLLLQEKENELSLASVKQNYEAQLKAASEQVEFYKNFKAQQSTKAIGESLEQYAESEFNKVRSFAFPNAYFEKDNKVSARGSKGDFIFRECDEDGVEIISIMFEMKNEADGTEKKHKNADFYKELDKDRREKNCEYAVLVTMLEADNDYFNTGIVDVSHEYEKMYVVRPQFFIQLIGLLRNAALNSLKYKQELALVREQNIDITHFEEDLDAFKLAFAKNYNSASTNFGKAIDEIDKAIKRMEEVKKFLTTSENQLRLANNKLEDVSVKKLTRKNLTMKAKFEALKGE, from the coding sequence ATGAATGAAATCAAATGTCCCAATTGTGGGGAAGTCTTTACAGTAAATGAGAGTCAGTATGCGGAACTTCTGTCCCAAGTGAGAACGACAGAGTTTGATAAGGAATTGCACGACCGGATGAAGCAGGAGCTGGCCTTGGTTGAGCAAAAGGCCATGAATGAACAACAGTCTAAACTTGCTCAAAAAGATCAAGAAATTGCGCAATTACAGAGTCAAATCCAAAACTTTGATACAGAAAAAGAATTGGCTAAGAAAGAAGTTGAGCAGACAAGTCATCAGGCTTTATTGGCTAAGGACAAGGAAGTACAGGCCTTGGAAAACAAATTGGCGACCTTGCGTTTGGAGCATGAAAATCAACTCCAAAAGGCCCTTTCTGACCTAGAAAAAGAACGAGACCAGGTTAAAAACCAACTGCTTTTGCAGGAAAAGGAAAATGAATTATCTTTGGCTTCAGTTAAGCAAAACTATGAAGCACAGCTCAAAGCAGCGAGTGAACAAGTCGAATTTTACAAGAATTTCAAAGCCCAGCAATCTACAAAAGCCATCGGGGAAAGTCTGGAACAGTATGCAGAGAGTGAGTTTAACAAGGTCCGTAGTTTTGCCTTTCCAAATGCTTACTTTGAGAAGGATAACAAGGTTTCAGCGCGTGGGTCTAAGGGTGACTTTATCTTCCGTGAGTGTGATGAAGATGGAGTAGAGATTATCTCCATTATGTTTGAGATGAAAAACGAAGCGGATGGAACAGAGAAGAAGCACAAGAATGCAGATTTTTACAAGGAATTGGACAAGGACCGTCGGGAGAAGAACTGTGAATATGCGGTTTTGGTGACTATGCTTGAGGCCGATAATGACTACTTTAACACAGGGATTGTTGACGTTAGTCACGAGTATGAAAAGATGTATGTGGTTCGCCCCCAGTTCTTCATTCAGCTGATTGGACTCTTGCGTAATGCGGCGCTTAATTCCCTAAAATACAAGCAAGAGCTGGCCTTGGTTCGCGAACAAAATATTGACATCACTCATTTTGAAGAGGACTTGGATGCCTTTAAGCTAGCTTTTGCTAAGAACTATAATTCGGCTTCGACCAACTTTGGTAAGGCAATTGATGAAATTGACAAGGCTATCAAACGCATGGAAGAGGTTAAGAAGTTCCTGACAACATCTGAAAACCAACTCCGTCTAGCTAACAACAAATTAGAAGATGTTTCTGTTAAAAAATTGACCCGTAAAAATCTAACCATGAAAGCGAAATTTGAAGCACTGAAGGGGGAGTGA
- a CDS encoding O-acetylhomoserine aminocarboxypropyltransferase/cysteine synthase family protein encodes MTRDFKFETLQLHAGQVVDPATKSRAVPIYQTTSFVFDDTQEGADLFALRKPGNIYTRITNPTTAAFEERIAALEGGVGALATASGMAAVTYTILALAHAGDHVVAASTIYGGTFNLLKETLPRYGITTTFVDVDNLEEVEAAINDNTKLVLIETLGNPLINIPDLEKLAEIAHKHQIPLVSDNTFATPYLINVFSHGVDISIHSATKFIGGHGTTIGGVIVDSGRFDWAASGKFPQFVEEDPSYHNLSYTRDVGAAAFIIAVRVQLLRDTGAALSPFNAFLLLQGLETLSLRVERHVQNAEKIVDFLVNHPKVEKVNYPKLADSPYHALAEKYLPKGVGSIFTFHVKGGEAEARKVIDHLEIFSDLANVADAKSLVVHPATTTHGQLSEKDLEAAGVTPNQIRLSIGLENVEDLIEDLRLALEKI; translated from the coding sequence ATGACTCGTGATTTTAAATTTGAAACTTTGCAACTACATGCTGGTCAAGTTGTGGATCCAGCTACCAAGTCTCGTGCAGTGCCAATTTATCAGACAACATCCTTTGTTTTTGATGATACGCAGGAAGGTGCGGATCTTTTTGCCTTGAGAAAACCAGGGAATATCTATACCCGTATTACCAATCCTACAACAGCGGCCTTTGAAGAAAGAATCGCTGCACTTGAAGGTGGTGTTGGAGCTCTTGCAACAGCATCAGGTATGGCTGCGGTGACTTATACGATTTTGGCTCTTGCCCATGCTGGTGACCATGTAGTGGCAGCATCAACTATTTACGGTGGAACCTTCAATCTCTTGAAAGAAACCCTTCCTCGTTATGGGATTACAACAACCTTTGTGGATGTGGATAATTTGGAGGAAGTGGAAGCAGCTATCAATGACAATACCAAGCTTGTCTTGATTGAAACCTTGGGCAACCCCTTGATTAACATTCCAGACCTGGAAAAACTGGCTGAGATTGCTCATAAGCATCAGATTCCACTCGTTTCTGATAATACCTTTGCTACACCTTATTTGATTAACGTTTTTTCTCACGGTGTAGATATTTCCATTCATTCTGCGACTAAGTTTATCGGTGGGCATGGTACGACTATTGGTGGAGTGATTGTCGATAGCGGTCGTTTTGACTGGGCAGCTTCAGGGAAATTCCCTCAATTTGTTGAGGAAGACCCAAGCTACCATAATTTGAGCTATACTCGTGATGTGGGTGCAGCAGCATTTATTATCGCTGTCCGTGTCCAATTGCTTCGTGATACAGGGGCGGCCTTGTCACCATTTAATGCCTTCCTCTTGCTACAAGGACTTGAAACACTCTCTCTTCGGGTAGAACGCCATGTGCAAAATGCTGAGAAAATTGTTGATTTCCTTGTCAACCATCCTAAGGTAGAAAAAGTTAACTATCCAAAATTGGCAGATAGTCCTTATCATGCCTTGGCTGAGAAATACTTGCCAAAAGGTGTGGGCTCAATCTTTACCTTCCATGTCAAAGGTGGGGAGGCAGAAGCTCGCAAGGTAATTGATCATTTAGAAATTTTTTCTGACCTTGCAAACGTAGCAGATGCTAAATCTCTTGTTGTCCATCCAGCTACAACCACTCACGGTCAATTGTCAGAAAAAGATCTTGAAGCAGCAGGCGTCACACCAAACCAAATCCGTTTGTCTATCGGACTTGAAAATGTAGAGGATTTGATAGAAGATTTGCGCTTGGCCTTGGAAAAAATTTAA
- a CDS encoding formate/nitrite transporter family protein: MVSSEFISKIEFACKKKESLYSQSKFKYAIRSMFAGAFLTFSTAAGAVGADLINKIAPGSGRFLFPFVFAWGLAYIVFLNAELVTSNMMFLTAGSFLKKISWRKTAEILLYCTLFNLIGALIAGWGFAHSAAYAHLTHDSFISGVVEMKLGRSNELILLEAILANIFVNIAILSFVLVKDGGAKLWLVLSAIYMFVFLTNEHIAANFASFAIVKFSVAADSIANFGVGNMLRHWGVTFIGNFIGGGLLMGLPYAFLNKNEDTYVD; this comes from the coding sequence ATGGTTTCTTCAGAATTTATTTCAAAGATTGAATTTGCTTGCAAGAAGAAAGAAAGTCTTTATAGTCAAAGCAAATTTAAGTATGCGATTCGTTCTATGTTCGCAGGTGCATTTTTAACCTTCAGTACAGCTGCTGGTGCAGTTGGTGCGGACTTGATTAATAAAATTGCGCCAGGTAGTGGACGATTCCTCTTCCCATTTGTCTTTGCTTGGGGCTTGGCCTACATTGTTTTCTTGAATGCCGAGTTGGTAACATCAAACATGATGTTCTTGACTGCTGGTAGTTTCTTGAAAAAAATCTCTTGGAGAAAAACAGCTGAGATTTTACTTTACTGTACCTTGTTTAACCTTATCGGGGCTTTGATAGCAGGTTGGGGCTTTGCTCATTCGGCAGCCTATGCACATCTGACTCACGATAGTTTCATCTCAGGGGTTGTTGAGATGAAGTTAGGCCGCTCAAATGAATTAATCTTGCTTGAGGCTATTTTGGCAAATATTTTCGTAAATATTGCGATTCTTTCATTTGTTTTGGTCAAAGATGGTGGTGCCAAACTATGGCTTGTTTTATCAGCAATTTACATGTTTGTATTCTTAACAAACGAGCACATCGCTGCGAACTTCGCTTCTTTCGCGATTGTGAAATTCAGTGTTGCTGCTGATTCAATTGCTAACTTCGGTGTTGGAAATATGCTTCGCCACTGGGGTGTAACCTTCATCGGAAACTTTATAGGAGGAGGCCTCTTGATGGGTCTTCCATATGCCTTCCTCAATAAAAATGAAGATACTTATGTAGATTAA
- the truB gene encoding tRNA pseudouridine(55) synthase TruB: MNGIINLRKEAGMTSHDAVFKLRKILGTKKIGHGGTLDPDVVGVLPIAVGKATRMVEFMQDEGKVYEGEITLGYSTTTEDASGEVVAETPVLSPLDETIVDEAITNLTGPITQIPPMYSAVKVNGRKLYEYARAGQQVERPERQVNIYQFDRTSPISYECHLARFTFRVKCSKGTYIRTLSVDLGEKLGYAAHMSHLTRTSAAGLQLEDALTLEEIAERVEAGQLDFLHPLEIGTGDLVKVFLTQEQAAEVRFGRFIELEQSDKELAAFEDDKLLAILEKRGDLYKPRKVFS, translated from the coding sequence ATGAACGGTATTATCAACTTAAGAAAAGAAGCGGGGATGACCTCGCATGATGCGGTTTTTAAACTGCGTAAGATTTTGGGAACTAAGAAGATTGGTCATGGTGGGACCTTGGATCCGGATGTGGTGGGTGTTTTGCCCATTGCGGTTGGCAAAGCGACACGCATGGTCGAGTTTATGCAGGATGAGGGCAAGGTCTATGAGGGTGAAATCACACTTGGCTATTCCACGACGACTGAAGATGCCAGTGGTGAAGTAGTCGCTGAGACACCTGTTTTGTCACCTTTAGATGAAACCATTGTGGATGAAGCGATTACGAATCTGACTGGGCCTATTACCCAGATTCCGCCTATGTATTCAGCTGTTAAGGTCAATGGTCGTAAGCTCTATGAGTATGCGCGTGCCGGTCAGCAAGTGGAGCGTCCAGAACGTCAGGTGAACATTTATCAATTTGATCGGACAAGTCCGATTTCTTATGAGTGTCATCTTGCACGTTTTACTTTCCGTGTGAAATGCAGTAAAGGTACTTATATCCGTACCTTGTCGGTTGACTTGGGAGAGAAGCTGGGTTATGCGGCTCATATGTCCCATTTGACACGGACTAGTGCAGCGGGTTTACAATTAGAAGACGCTCTTACCTTGGAAGAAATTGCTGAAAGAGTGGAGGCTGGTCAACTGGACTTTCTCCACCCTCTAGAGATTGGGACAGGGGATCTTGTTAAAGTTTTCTTAACTCAAGAACAGGCTGCAGAAGTACGCTTTGGTCGTTTTATCGAGCTAGAACAGTCGGATAAGGAATTGGCTGCCTTTGAAGATGACAAATTGCTAGCCATTCTTGAAAAACGGGGGGATCTTTACAAGCCAAGGAAGGTTTTTAGCTAG